From the Jilunia laotingensis genome, the window CTACTATTGATAATTTTATTGTCATTTAAAAGGTGATTATAAAGATATTATAATATCTTTGCCAAAAAGTGGGATATAAAATGCAATAGGACTACGAATCATTTAAAGTCGTGACAATTCAGTTATTGAAAGAAGTCCGATATCCCTAAAAGAAAACAGTAACAACTGAAAAAAATAAATTATGTTCAGCAAATTAGTCATGGGATTATGTGCTATCAGTATGCTATCATCAGCTTGCACCACTCGGAACGCTTCACAACTAAGGGCTGAAAACGAGTTGACCATGCTCGTGGGAACCTATACCACAGGCAATAGTAAAGGTATTTATACCTTCCGTTTCAATCAGGAAACGGGAGAAACTACCCCTCTCGAAGTAACGGAAGTATCCAATCCCTCCTACCTGACCCTTTCATCAGACAACCGTTTTGTCTATGCGGTCAGTGAGGAAAACGACAGTTCGGCTTCTGTCCATGCATTCGCCTTTGATGAAGATCAAGGAAGTCTCAAATTGCTAAACAGCCATAAGACGATGGGTGAAGATCCCTGTTATGTAGCCACAGATGGCAAGAAAGTACTTACAGCCAATTACAGTGGCGGCACTATGTCTATTTTTCCTATTCGCTATGATGGTTCACTCGACCCTGCGGACACATTGTTTGAAGGCTCCGCATCCGGGCCCGACAAAGACCGCCAAGCTACCCCACACATTCATTGCACGGTTTTCTCACCGGACAGTAACTATATCTTTGCTTCGGACTTCAGCGCAGATCGTATTTTACGATATGCCATCAATGTCAAAGAAGAATTACCACGGCCTCTTTCCGAAACAGTCGACGTCGAACCCGGCTCAGGGCCAAGGCATCTGATATTTAGCAAAAACGGAAAATTCGCCTATCTGATCAATGAATTATCCGGCAAGGTGATAGCTTTCGCCTATACGGACGGCCGATTAAACCAGATCCAAACCATCACAGCCGATACCTTACATGCACGCGGTAGTGCTGATATCCATTTAAGCCCGGATGGAAGATATCTATACGCAAGCAATCGATTAAAAAATGACGGCATAGCCATATTCGAGGTCAATCCGGAAAAGGGAACACTGGCAAAAGCCGGATATCAGTTGACCGGCGCACACCCGCGCAACTTCAATATCACACCAAACGGGAAATATCTGTTGGTAGCTTGCAGAGACAGCAATCTTATTCAAGTGTTCGCAAGAGACATCACAAGTGGATTACTGAAGGATACAGGCAAAGATATAATCATAGACAAACCGGTATGCATACAATTTACGAATCGACAATAACATTTGTATTTAGATAAAAAACAGGTGCAATAAAAAGCTGTTATTACATTAAAAACAGAATAATAGCTTTTACCGACAATATGTTCCACATGACAAACAGAAAATACAATATGTCATTTTGACAAACCTGACTATTTATTCAACTGTACGTAGACTTATCAGTTCGGCCCACTTCTTCATACTTAAATCGATACCCCCTTTATCCAAATAATAAAAGGCCTTTCGGAAATGGGCAATCACAACATCTCTATCGATAAATAATTCATCAGACAACTCTCCGAGAGCGAGTTCTAGTCGCGCCATTTGAAGACAATCCACGAGAGTGTACGATTCATCCATAGAGAAATCTATTAGCTCGTTCAAAATGTCATAGGCTATTTCACCCTCTTCTAAAGATAATTTATTGATGGGGGTTTTAAGAATTAAAGGATGTTGCATCAACTGGATAATTGCTTCCTTAAAATCTCTGTTCATAACTTCCATTATTTTTGCCGCAGCAGTTCCCAATGATGCGAAGTTTAAAAAATAATAAGAGAGCGTGGAAACTATCAACTGTATGCCCACCATACAGGAATCGGCTAAGACCCTCCAGT encodes:
- a CDS encoding lactonase family protein: MFSKLVMGLCAISMLSSACTTRNASQLRAENELTMLVGTYTTGNSKGIYTFRFNQETGETTPLEVTEVSNPSYLTLSSDNRFVYAVSEENDSSASVHAFAFDEDQGSLKLLNSHKTMGEDPCYVATDGKKVLTANYSGGTMSIFPIRYDGSLDPADTLFEGSASGPDKDRQATPHIHCTVFSPDSNYIFASDFSADRILRYAINVKEELPRPLSETVDVEPGSGPRHLIFSKNGKFAYLINELSGKVIAFAYTDGRLNQIQTITADTLHARGSADIHLSPDGRYLYASNRLKNDGIAIFEVNPEKGTLAKAGYQLTGAHPRNFNITPNGKYLLVACRDSNLIQVFARDITSGLLKDTGKDIIIDKPVCIQFTNRQ